The nucleotide sequence TAAGAATACCGTCATTATACAAGAAAAAGTTCGCGATCGAATAAGTAGGTTCTGGCAGGAGGAATTACGCAAAAAATGTAGAAATATTATGAATGTTGCGTAGTGAGAAAAACGAAGTAGAGTGGGAGAGTGAAGACATGAACGTGGAGAAAATTCCAGCAACGGAAGGCCCTTATAATCTGGAAAATTATGACGAAGCATATGCGAATTTTGATTGGGCGGATGTGGAGAAGCAATTCTCTTGGTATGAGACCGGGAAAGTGAACATGGTGTATGAAGCCATTGATCGACATCTCGCTACTGATCGGAAAGACAAAATCGCATTGATGTACAGCAATGCGACGAGAGACGAGACTTACACTTTTGCGCAATTAAGTGAATTATCCAATAAATTTGGTAATGTTTTGCGGAATTTGGGCATTGTGAAGGGGGACCGCGTTTTCGTCTTTATGCCGCGTTCGCCGGAGCTTTATGTAAGCGTTTTAGGCACGATCAAGGTTGGCGCAATCGTAGGACCGCTGTTCGAAGCGTTTATGGAAGCAGCTGTTCGTGATCGCTTGGAAAATAGCGAAGCAGTTGCGATCGTTACGACACCTGCACTCCTGCCACGTATTCCCGTAAACGACCTGCCTGCCTTAAAACACGTAATTGTTGTAGGTGCAGAACAGGAGCTAAAAGAAGGTTACATCCGCTTTGAACAAGCGATGGAAGAAGCCTCCACCGAGTTGGAAATCGAATGGGTTGATCGTGAGGATGGAATGATTCTCCATTACACCTCAGGCTCAACGGGCAAGCCAAAGGGTGTTCTGCATGTTCACAATGCCATGATCCAGCATTACCAGACTGGGAAATGGATTCTCGACTTGCAAGAGGATGATATTTATTGGTGCACAGCAGACCCAGGCTGGGTAACGGGTACTTCTTACGGCATTTTTTCACCTTGGTTGAATGGAGCAACCATTGTTGTACGTGGTGGACGCTTCACTCCCGAAGACTGGTATAAAGTCATTGAGAAAAACAAAGTATCGATCTGGTTTAGTGCTCCGACTACGTTCCGCATGTTCATGGGAGCAGGGGATGAACTCGTCAAGCAATTTGACTTATCCAGTCTGCGTCACGTCCTGAGCGTTGGTGAACCACTCAATCCTGAAGTCGTTCACTGGGGAATGCGCGTGTTCAATCAACGCATCCACGACAACTGGTGGATGACGGAAACAGGTGCTCAGTTGATTTCTAACTATCGCTGTATGGCGATCAAGCCTGGATCGATGGGTAAGCCGTTCCCAGGTATTTATGCAGCGATTATTGACGACCGTGGAAATGAGCTGCCGCCGAATCGAATGGGGAATCTGGCAATCCGTACTGGTTGGCCAGCCATGATGAGACAAATCTGGAACAACCCAGCGAAGTACGAGGAATACTTCAGCATCCCGGGCTGGTATGTATCCGGGGATTCTGCATACAAGGATGAAGAAGGCTACTTCTGGTTCCAAGGCCGTATTGATGATGTGATCAATACTTCCGGTGAGCGAGTCGGTCCGTTTGAAGTAGAGAGCAAGCTCGTGGAGCATCCAGCAGTAGCCGAAGCGGGTGTCATCGGCAAACCAGATCCGGTTCGTGGTGAAATTATCAAAGCATTCATCGCGCTGCGAGCTGGCTATGAGCCAAGTGAAGCGTTGATGGAAGAAATTCGCAAGTTTGTGAAAGAAGGATTGGCTGCACATGCTGCTCCTCGTGAAATTGAATTTCGCGACAAGTTGCCAAAAACGCGTTCCGGAAAAATCATGCGCCGCGTCTTGAAAGCGTGGGAATTAGGTCTACCGACTGGTGACCTGTCTACCATGGAGGATTAATCACAAGAAAAACCATCTCTCGAAAATGTCGGGAGATGGTTTCTTTTATTTAGGAATGGCTATGTTGTTTATGATCATGCGGATGGTCGTGGTTGTGCTCATGGTTATGATCGTGATCATGATCGTGGGAATCGGCTGTTGCCTGGCAATGTAAGTCACCGTGTGTAGTAGACGAGTTCTCAATCTGGATGGTCGCGTGTGTAATGCCGAATTCTTTTTCCAACAGCGCAAGCGCGTCATTTAAAACAGGGTAGCTGGGCAAATCATCCTCGACAACGAGATGGCAGGTAAGAGAATCAAAGCCGGAAGTAACCGTCCAAATATGAAGATCATGCACCTTGACTACTCCGGTTAACTGGCTGAGTCTTTGTTCTACTTTGGTTGTATCCAGCCGAGATGGAGCTCCTTCCAGCAAAATATTGATGGATTCTTTCGTGACGCGCCATGCGCTCAGCATGATCAGGATAGAAACAATGATACTGATGATCGGGTCGGCAATATACCAACCAAATGCCCACATGAGAATACCGCCTAGTATCGCGGCTACGGAACCGAGTAGATCGCCGAGTACATGAAGGTATGCGCTGCGTAAATTGACGTTGTTCTTGGTATCACCACGCATGAGTACCATGGCTGCAGCGATATTGGCGAGGAGCCCTACAGTAGCGATGATGATCATTGAGCCGCTGGCTACCTCAGGTGGATTCCACATACGTTCGAATCCTTCCCAGAAAATGAACAAGGAAATCACGACGAGAGTGACGCCATTGGTCAGCGCAGCCAAAATTTCAAAACGCTTCATTCCGAACGTTCTCTTGGCAGAAGGGGGACGTGATGCGAAATGGACAGCAATCAAGCTCAACAAAAGCGCTAATGCATCGCTTAGCATATGACCAGCATCGGATAGCAATGCCAAACTGTTAGTGATGAAGCCCCCAATGGTTTCTACGACCAAAAATACAGCGATGATGAGGAAAGCAGTGAGAAGAGCACGTTTACTGGCTCCTTTTCCATGGTGATGGTGATCGTGTCCATCTCCATGATCGTGATGGTGAAAGCCCATGATAGAATCCTCCTTCTAGAAAATAATTTATAGATGTTCCACTAGATAAAGGGCGTCTTTTCCTACGCCGCCCATAAGTGCTGACGCCCTCGTATGCTGCCATGGAAGTCCGAGAAAGAATAGGCCAGGCACTTTTGTGACACCCCGAAGATGAATGGGTCTGCCTTTCGAATCAAGCACATCTGGAATACTCAGCCAATCGTAGTTTGGTCGAAAGCCAGTGGCCCACAATACGTTATAGACTGTTGCCTCTGTTCCATCTGCAAAATAAACGGTATGCCCATTAACCTGTACGGTTCGAGAAACCAACCGCAATGCTCCTGAGCGAGAGAGCTCGCGCACCTGCTTTTTGTAGCCGAATATCGGATCGGGTGAGCTGCGCATTTTCTTGCCGATCCAGGTGGAGTGGGGAGCATCGAGTAATCCAAGTGTTTTCATGTAATCAAATATAGGTTTTCCAAATATGAAGTTTGGCAAGTAAGAGCGTGAATCTCCCTGTGAAAAAATAACGGGTCGATGAGCGGCGAGCTCTACCGCAATCTGTGCCCCAGAGTTGCCGCTGCCAACGACAAGGACTGGGCCGTCGATGAGCTGGCTCTCATTCTTGTACTGCGAAGTGTGCAGTTGATGAACGGTGTGGTCCAAGCTATTCGCAATACCTGGGATAAACGGCGTATGAAATGGCCCTGTTGCAATGACGACTTGCTTCGCGTAGAGCAGACGGTCTTGTGTCCGTACTTGGAAGCGGAAACCAATTTTGCTGAGCTCCATAACAGTCGTACCCAGCATGACAGGCAATTCGAAATGTTTGGCGTACAATTCGAGGTAGTCTGCCGCTTCATCCTTGTTCGGGAGCGTATTCCGCTCTCCGGGAAACGTAAGACCAGGTAGTTGATTATGTTTACGTGGTGTAAAAAGCACCAGTGAATCGTAGCGTTGCCGCCAACTGTCCCCGATCCGTTGGTTTTGCTCCACGATGACAAAACGGCGATTTTTACGCTTGAGTGCATATCCGAGAGCAAGTCCTGCCTGCCCCCCGCCAATTACGATGACATCATAGTCGTTCATGATTAATGCCTTCTTTCGGTAAGGATTAACTAAATCATACCATATTCATTATTATATTCAAGTAATTGTTTGAATGTTTTTTGAGCATACGCAAAAAAAGCCGCCACTTATAGTGACGGACCTGTATGTAGCCAGTGGTTTTACGGTTTTGATTGCTTTAATTCGGCAGCATGCTCAATACCACACATGATTAAATGACGGACATGATCATCATCGAGCGAGTAATAGACGAGCTTGCCGTTTTTGCGGTACCGGGCGAGGCCCATGTTTTTTAACAAGCGCAGATGGTGAGAGGTATTCGGGATCGAACTATTGATGGTTGCAGCGACATCACAAACGCATAGTTCACCTTCAAGTGCCAGCGCGTAAATGATTTTTGCTCGCGTATCGTCTGCGAGAGCCTTGAATAGAGGGGCGACACCTTCCGTCTCCATCATTCTGGGACGAAGCCTGTTTACTTTTTCTTCATCGATCGTCTGTATCTCACAAACCTCTAGATCAGTGGGAATGCGCTGAATATCATCGCTCACTTCATTCACCCCGAACCGTACCATTTTCCCCATTATAAGACGGATAGAGGGGGAAGGGAAGGCTGTACAACCTGTTCATCTTGTAAAAAAAGTAAAGGACAAGAAGGAAATATAGATGTCTGTATATAAATAGGAATGATACCTATTTGCAAATGGAGAGGAGAGAATTCCCACTTGATTCTGAAGATTCGCCAATTCCTGGTTGAAATAATCGGGGCGCTCCTGCTTGGACTAAGTGTCGTCTGGTTAACCATGGGCAGAGAAAGCAGCTTGTTTTCCGGTTGGAGTATAGAATGGTCCCCCTTGTGGCTTGATGTGAAAACCTTTTTCCTTAGTATTTGGCTGGAAGCAATCCCGTTTGTCCTCTTGGGTGTATTCTTTTCTGCGTTTATCCAGACGTTTGTGACAGAAGAGCAGGTGAGGCGTTGGACACCGAAGCATCCACTCGTAGCCCTGCCGTTTGCCGGGTTGCTCGGGTTTTTGTTCCCTGTATGTGAATGTGCCATTATCCCTGTGGTTCGTCGCTTGATCCAAAAAGGGATGCCGCTGTCAGTCGGGATTGTTTTCTTATTGGCGGGACCGATTGTGAATCCCGTTGTTTTGTCATCGACCTATGTTGCTTTCGCCCGTCAGCCGGAAATGGCTCTGTATCGAGGCATTGCGGGATTCGTTGTTGCCCTCATTGTGGGCATGCTCGTCTTCCTGTTTGTCAAAAAAAATCCGATACGGCTCGGCATGGAATCGCAAAACAGTCATGAAGCCGAACATGTAAAAGCGACGAGTGGAAAGCTGTCCTCGACGTTTGCCCACGCTGTAGATGAATTTTTTGACATGGGAAAATATTTGTTGTTTGGAGCGTTTATCAGCGCGCTACTACAGGTGTACATCAGTCGGGACACGCTCATGGACATCGGTCAAACGCCGCTCACGTCCAATTTGGTCATGATGGGGATGGCGTATTTGTTTTCGCTTTGTTCAGAGGCAGATGCTTTTATCGCTGCTTCCTTTGCCAATACGTTTTCAAGCAGCTCGTTGCTTGCCTTTCTGGTTTTCGGTCCCATGCTCGATTTAAAAACGACGCTAATGCTTTTGGGAACGTTTCGCTTTGGTTTTGTTGTCAAGCTAGTCGTAGCTATTACGCTTTTGGTCATTTGCGTCACTATGCTCATACCGATGTAAGGAGGAAAATATGGATCAGAACAAATTAAAGCGTCATCATGTCATGCGCAGTTTGATATTGGCGGGCATTACAGCGTTGTTGGCCTATTTGATCCTGTCGGAAACGCTCAGTCACTACCTAGCACCGCGGTTACACATGTTCAGTTATGTCACACTCGTCATCCTGTCCTTGTTGACAATGGTCAGCATCCGGCAAATTTTTGTTGGCAGTAGTGTTTACGATTGCGATTGTGAGGAGCATCATAAAGTGCCGCGTACTCCCATGGGCTCCCTTTTGGTTTACAGCTTGTTTGTACTCCCAATCGTGATGGGTTTTGTCATGCCGGATAAAATTCTTGGCAGTGATGTAGCAGAGAAGCGGGGAATCACACTTCTCAGCAATGATGTACGAAAGCTGGCGGATGTTACGGCGAACGCGAATGCGAATGCAACAGAGAATGAGAAGCAGACAGCAGAGGTAAAAGAAGATGCCAAACCAAGCGTAGAACCACAGTCAGAGGCTACCAATCAAGTAGCAACACCCCCGGTGGAGGCTACAGATGACGAACAATTGCGGCAAAGATTCTCGAACGGGGGATTTGGTGACTTTTACACGGATATCGCCGTCTTTTTACATAAACAGCCAGTGATTGAACTGAATGACAAAGTGTTCCTGGACGGACTCACCACGATGGAACTATATGCAAAAGAATTTGCTGGAAAAGAGCTTGAGACGATCGGGTTTGTCTATCGGCAGCCTGATTTTACGAAGCAACAGTTTGTCGTAGCGCGCTTTTCCGTCACCTGCTGTACAGCAGATTCCAGTGTTTATGGCGTTTTGGTGGAAAAGGAGGACGCCAACAAATGGGCAAAAGATAGCTGGGTAAAAGTTCGCGGAAAGCTCGAGCTGCGTCAGGTGGACGGATATGACATGCTCGTTCTCAAAGCCTCTCAGGTTGAAGCCGTCTCCGCACCGAAAGATCCTTATGTGTACTATAGCTTTGAAGCAGCACCAGACAGTTAACATGCGGGGGAAACCGAAATGATCGTGCGACTAGATTTACAGGATGAACAAACAGTACAAAAACTTTGGGGCATGCAGCAAAGAGCGTATCGTGTAGAGGCGGAGTTAATTGGAACGGAAGAGATTCCTCCTCTGCGAGAATCAGTAGAACAACTGAGGACATGTGAAGAAACGTTCTATGGCTTCATAGAGGAAGGCAAGCTGGCAGGGGCGGTTTCTTTTGTGATCGAGGGGGAAACGTTGGATATTCATCGGATGATTGTCGATCCTGTTCATTTTCGCAAAGGGATCGCGAGTCAATTGCTTGCCTCTGTCCACGAGCATGGTTGCAGCAAGATCGTCGTTGCGACGGGGTCCTTGAATGAACCGGCTGTTCGCTTGTATGAAAGACATGGATTTACCTTGACGGATCAAAAAGAAGTGAAGCCCGGTCTGCGGCTGTCTTTTTTCGAGAAAACGATTCAACGATAAGGCGAAAGGTTGGGAGGGCTGGAGTTGATATCGAATAGGAAGGATATCAAGTGGCAGCAGCGTTTGCTCAAGGTGACGGCAATGGCTTCCGCATTGACTTTGGTGCTCGGTGGATCTGGAAGTGGCTGGTGGATGCCAGAACGGGTAGGGGCACAGTCTCCTTCGGTGGGGAAGATAGAGGACTTCACAGCCAAGCCCGTAGCAGATGGCAGTAAAGGCACATACGACCTGAAGTTCGAGATGTCGCCAGAAGGAATGTTTACCGCTGAGGCCAAGATCACTGTTGAAAATCGTTCCAAGGACGAATGGGATCAGTTGGTCTTTTATTTCCTGCCCAATGCATTTACAAAAGAGAACAAACCCCCATTCTTCGAGGACGCAGCCGAAGTGAAGATTCGTGATGTCAAGCTAGATGATGTGAAAGCAAAGTATCAGCTAACCGGTGATACGCTTGCCATCCCACTTGCCGAAAAGCTTGCGCCACATGAGACTCGAGATGTAACCGTAACATATGAGTTTACTGTTCCTAGGAAAGGTTTGCGCTTTGATCGTACAGAAAATGGCTTCCATTTGGCGCAAGCCTATCCGATGCTCGCCTCCTACCAGGGGAAGGACGGATGGAATAAAAAGCCGTACTCGCTTCGAGGCGAATCGTATCATACGAGTCATGCGGATTTTTCTATTTCGTACCGCTTGCCGCAAGGGTATACCGTCATCAGCTCGTCTGATCAGGACAAGGCGTCGAATAGTCAGAGCGGTAAAATAAAAGTGAAAAATACGAAAGAAGTATTCATCGCAGTTGTAAAAGGAATGCAGAGTAAAAGCAAAAAGGTCAAAGGTGTCGAGCTTCGAGTATGGGGAAAGGACGCAGACAAGGAAGCGATGACAGCCGCTCTGCAAGCTGCCGAAAAATCGTTTGAACAATTCACGGATAAATTGGGTCCGTACCCGCATAAACAACTCGATATCCTTTTGGATGAAACTGCAAGTATGGAATACCCCGGAGTGGTGACTGTCGGACACACGGGGAGTGTGGACCCTGATTTGAGTCATACCGTGGTGCATGAGATTACCCATCAATGGTTTTATGGAGTGGTCTCGAATGATCCGTTCCATCACGCCTGGCTGGATGAAGGAATAACAGAATTGGCCACAACGCTCTATTTTTACGATGTGGAGAAAAAAGGGGACGCCAGCTTTTATTTTGCCGAGCAAGCGGATGCGACCAAATCGGTTTCCAACCTGCCGTTGGATGCGTTTGACAAGGGACCGATCACGGGTCCGGTGTACGGACAGCCAGTGAAAGAGTTATGGAAGCTGATTACAACCTACGGCGATGAGGCGGATGGCTGGGAGTTTTTGCATGACTATTATCAGACGTACGCCTACAAACAGGTGGATACGCCTGAGTTTATTCGTTTTGCCACGGCATATTTTCCAGTGAACGAACAGTACTTCGCCAAGTGGTTGCGTTTATAGTTGCCCCTCTACACAGAACAACCCGGATAACGGGCACTTATTCCAAGTGTCTGTTTCCGGGTTTTCATTCTTCCTTAAGACCTTCGCTTATTTGGTATCATCTGTTTCTTTCTGTTGGTCTTCATAAAACCAGAGAGGATCATCGCAATCCTCATCACCATTGTAGTTGATTAAGATTTCTTCACCCGCTTGAATGTCCGTATAAGCATAAAAATCAAACGTGTGGTTATCGAAGTTAATCTCATACGTGGCATTTGGCGTGTAGGAATGATTAAATAGCATGCCATAGCCTAACAAGAAGGCTGTGTGATTGGCACCGTACTCAAATGCATAATCCGCGAGTAAGGTTTTCTCGATATGCTCATGCTCTTCGTTCAAATAGGGCAGCACGGGTGCTTCATGAATCAGGTCGCCTTTTCGGATATCTTGCGTTGCAAATACACCTCTATTTAATTCTCCATTGCTTAGTTTGGAGGTCTTGACTTCGATCATGCGGATCACCTGCATTTCTTATGTCTGTGGAAAACGTATCTTACTAAGGATGACAGTTGATCGAGAAGAAAGCAATGTTTTTTATTTGATGACCAAATGATGGCGAACTGCATAAGCAGCGAGCTGGACGCGATTAGCCAATTGCAGCTTCTCGAGAATGTTTTTCAGGTGGTTTTTCACAGTGTTTTCTGCGATGATCAGCGCCTCACTTATTTCCCGATTCGTTTTTCCTGCTCCTACATACATGACAATCTCTCGCTCTCGCGGGGTCAGAACATCTGGTACCATTTCATCTGTCGCCTCTTCTTGACGGAAGCGGTACATGAGGCGGGTTGCCATTTCACGAGTCAACTCACTGTCCTCGCCGAGCAAGGCATGCAAGTAGTTAATCCAGTCATCAGGCTCTAAATTTTTCAGCAAGTAACCTTGGGCGCCGAACTGAATAGCCGTGATCAGGTCAGCAACGTCATCGGAGACACTGAGAATGACGACCTTGATGTGCGGGTATGCTTTTTTCACCTCACGGGTTGCTTCGAGTCCGCTCCATTTCGGCATGTTGATGTCCATGAGCACAAGGTCCGGTTGTATTTGTCCGCATAAGAGAAAAGCTTCCTCGCCATTTTGCGCTTCTCCGATGACTTCAAAAGAGGGATCAGGATCAAGCAGACTGCGAATCGCCATACGAGCCATCGGGTGATCGTCAGCGATCAATACACGGTAAGCGTTCATTGGATTTTTCCTCCTGAATGAGAAGATAAGCGGATGATTGTACCGCCTGCCGATCGTAACTGAACGTCAATGGTGGCGTTTAACTGGCGTGCTCGCTCGCGCATCATGGACAAACCGTATTTTTTCGTATCGGGAGAAGGGTTGGAAATCCCAATGCCGTCATCCTCAACAGCGAGAACCCAGCCAGTTGTTTCATCTGTCGTGAGGTGAATCCACGAATGCTTGGCCTGAGAATGCTTGCGAATGTTGGCAAAAGCTTCTTGGATGATCCCGAACAGTTGTACTTCTGCGGTGGGAGTAAAAAAGCCATCTTTGACATGCAATTCGCTAGCAACGTCGATTCCAGATAAAGCGCTCCATTGCGCCAGCCATTTCTCAAGGCGTTGATCCAGACTGCCTTCTTCTGGTAATGAGCGCAAGTTGAAAATGGCTTGGCGTACATGATTGTCGATGGCAGAAACAGCGACCCGCGCATCGTCCAATTGTCCCTGCTTCAGCTTTACGTTAAGGAAGAACAGAGACTGTGCAATCCCGTCGTGTAATTCGCGGGCAAGGCGTTCCCGTTCTTCATAAACAGCGCGACGAGCTTGTTCCTCGACAATTCGTGCATTCATTTGTTTAAGCGTGTGAAACATCCAGGTAGCGAATAAAAAAGAGAGAAAGAGCGTCAAGAGGGTAATGTACACATTCCCGGCTTCCATAGACATATAGGGCAGCAGAAAGTCGTGACGGATGAATTCAAACCCCCCGATGATGATGGTTGGTATCAAAAAGGTCAACCAATAAAAGATCCGATAGGACATGCAGATGCCTCCTTGCATGACTGTTGGCAAACATTCCTTTAGTATACCGAATGGGACGAGCGGATGGTATACTCAGGTGAGAAAAGGTGGAAAGCAGGAGGGAATGTCATGAGCACGATTGCGAAAGCATTGACGATAGCGGGTTCAGATAGCGGTGGGGGAGCTGGGATTCAGGCAGATCTGAAAACCTTTCATCAACTCGGTGTGTACGGAATGAGTGCGATCACAGCAATCACTGCACAAAATACATTGGGCGTAGCAGGCGTTTATCCGTTGCCGACAGAGGCGGTTGCCCAGCAAATGCATGAGGTGCTGCGTGATCTTGGCGCTGACGCGGCGAAAACGGGAATGCTGTTTAACGCTGATATCATTCGTGCTGTTGCAGAAGAGGTCAAAGCATTTGGCCTGAAAAAGCTGGTAGTAGACCCGGTGATGATTGCCAAGGGAGGGTCAAAACTACTGTTGGATGAGGCGATCGTTGCATTGAAAAAAGAGTTGTTGCCTCTCGCAGAAGTCGTCACACCCAACTTGCCGGAAGCAGAATGCTTGACTGGCATGAGAATCGAGACGACAGATGAGATGCGCGAAGGGGCAAAAGCGATACATGCGTTAGGCGCTCGCAATGTCCTGATGAAGGGTGGACATATGCAGGGGGACATTGTCGTGGACATTTTGTTCGATGGCAGGGCATTCCATGAATTGTCCCATGAGCGTATCCATACACGTCATACGCACGGCACAGGTTGTACATTCTCAGCGGCTCTTACAGCAGAGTTAGCCAAAAATACACCGCTCATCACTGCGGTTGAAAAAGCAAATCGTTTTATTTTCGAAGCAATTAAGACAGCTCCGCAATTGGGTGGCGGGCATGGGCCGACCAATCACTGGGCGGTTGTAGACTAAGGTTATCAAATGAAGAATGCCCCACAGCGATGCCGTACAAGCAATCGCTAATGGGGCATTTATTATTTGACTTCAATAGAAAAAGTACCTTGAAGTCGTTCAGGATAGCTGGACAGAGGAAAGGAATAGGAAGTAGGCGTACCTTTGTTTGTTTTTCGTTTGAATAGCATGGAATAGTTTTGAATGGATTCATCTTTCGTTGCAGATGAAGAGCTCCCTTGCACGTATTCATATTCATTTCCTAGGTCATCCGTCATGTTATACCCAAGAGAGATATGAGAGTGATTATCTTGAGGCGGCACCTTCAAAGAGAAGTCCATGCCTACCACATCATCGACTTGACGCAGCGCCGTTAGTTTCAGGCGATCATTCGGGACTTTTGTGAGTGTACCGGTCTTCGCATCAATCACGATTTGTAATTGATCTTTGTCCAAAGCACGGATGCCATCTGTTTTCAGGTAGAGCTTTTCGGGTTCCACAAAATAGATGCTTTCCAGATGGTATATCTTTCCGTTTTCTCCGTTGTCACGAACAGGAACGCCATTCCCCCAAAAAGCAAACGTTTGCCCTTTTTCATCCTCAAGTCTTAGCTTATCGAAGTCAAAGAGATGTTTTTTATTGGCTGGGTCAAATCGGATACTTACTTCTGTTTGTGTAGGAAAGACTGCAATTTGTTCAATCGTAAACCGCTGTCCGTCAACCGTGACTTCCTTCGTCACCGGATACACTTTTTTCTCAAAAGTCTTGTACTTGCTTTTGTCGACCACAAAGTCAATCGATAGGGGATTATCTTGTTTGATATGATCGATTTCCAACGTGACTTTCGCTGTCATGAAATCAGGTATTTCGGTAGCTTCGTTGATGATAATATCGATGCGGTTTCGGATCACAGGGTCTTCGCTGCCCATGCCGGACCAGGAAGCACCGTGCTCCCATTCCTTTCCTGACTG is from Brevibacillus brevis and encodes:
- the thiD gene encoding bifunctional hydroxymethylpyrimidine kinase/phosphomethylpyrimidine kinase, with the protein product MSTIAKALTIAGSDSGGGAGIQADLKTFHQLGVYGMSAITAITAQNTLGVAGVYPLPTEAVAQQMHEVLRDLGADAAKTGMLFNADIIRAVAEEVKAFGLKKLVVDPVMIAKGGSKLLLDEAIVALKKELLPLAEVVTPNLPEAECLTGMRIETTDEMREGAKAIHALGARNVLMKGGHMQGDIVVDILFDGRAFHELSHERIHTRHTHGTGCTFSAALTAELAKNTPLITAVEKANRFIFEAIKTAPQLGGGHGPTNHWAVVD
- a CDS encoding sensor histidine kinase; the protein is MSYRIFYWLTFLIPTIIIGGFEFIRHDFLLPYMSMEAGNVYITLLTLFLSFLFATWMFHTLKQMNARIVEEQARRAVYEERERLARELHDGIAQSLFFLNVKLKQGQLDDARVAVSAIDNHVRQAIFNLRSLPEEGSLDQRLEKWLAQWSALSGIDVASELHVKDGFFTPTAEVQLFGIIQEAFANIRKHSQAKHSWIHLTTDETTGWVLAVEDDGIGISNPSPDTKKYGLSMMRERARQLNATIDVQLRSAGGTIIRLSSHSGGKIQ
- a CDS encoding DUF4179 domain-containing protein produces the protein MRENEKKNASLFMIPAEIDQYIRRGMEQAKELRQNRRRNRWIRVGTSLVACLFLFVFIFSVRLSPAVAAYVSSIPGMEKIVDFLRDDKGLQKAAEHNLVQNIGASGSLDGVTFTIDQVLADEKRMLLFYTLKNDLPDKEVALHKIELFDQSGKEWEHGASWSGMGSEDPVIRNRIDIIINEATEIPDFMTAKVTLEIDHIKQDNPLSIDFVVDKSKYKTFEKKVYPVTKEVTVDGQRFTIEQIAVFPTQTEVSIRFDPANKKHLFDFDKLRLEDEKGQTFAFWGNGVPVRDNGENGKIYHLESIYFVEPEKLYLKTDGIRALDKDQLQIVIDAKTGTLTKVPNDRLKLTALRQVDDVVGMDFSLKVPPQDNHSHISLGYNMTDDLGNEYEYVQGSSSSATKDESIQNYSMLFKRKTNKGTPTSYSFPLSSYPERLQGTFSIEVK
- a CDS encoding response regulator; translated protein: MNAYRVLIADDHPMARMAIRSLLDPDPSFEVIGEAQNGEEAFLLCGQIQPDLVLMDINMPKWSGLEATREVKKAYPHIKVVILSVSDDVADLITAIQFGAQGYLLKNLEPDDWINYLHALLGEDSELTREMATRLMYRFRQEEATDEMVPDVLTPREREIVMYVGAGKTNREISEALIIAENTVKNHLKNILEKLQLANRVQLAAYAVRHHLVIK